From the genome of Lutzomyia longipalpis isolate SR_M1_2022 chromosome 2, ASM2433408v1, one region includes:
- the LOC129789592 gene encoding DNA mismatch repair protein spellchecker 1 — protein sequence MANLKPLQCLNLDKNQQRNFIKYFHSLGEKPKTTVRIFDRNDFYSVHAEDAELAARMVFKSTAGMKIMSVPGDDGDIELPYTVLSKNNFENFVRELLLIKNYRVEVYVNKGGSKNDWKVDLKGSPGNVIQFEDILFGNNEQINSSAIMALQLKRENQQNTVGLSSIETTDRTFSLIEIVDDDFFTELEAIVVLLGPKECLLPAKEGEYEKINALMERNGVLVTVRKRQEFATNASDFEADLSRLLFFEKGQQENLSTVVGSCKNLALQTLYVAIKYLDLLGDSSNFGHFQLKVMNLKRFVHLDAAAVSALNILPKPGTAPTSLAYRCQSILGVLDYCRTAQGRRLLVQWLKQPLKDIEAIKDRHDIVECLVESINTRKEIHDDYLKRIPDIMMLTKKLMRRNASLQDVYKLYRVVVRIPNLLGLLAEMDNSTVDNVLAKPIKDTFGDLFKFKEMVEKILDLEGIDKGEFFIKSSFDEELQTMKEKMDEIEEKFRKELRKAANDLNLDEGSAIKLDVVSHIGYHLRVSLKEDSLLRKNPKYRTIDAIKGGVRFTTDKLTDLNAEFTEIRENYEEQQKSIVDEVVRVVLGYLPPLTTLSHLIAQLDCFVSFAVAATASPIPYVRPRMRSADTRIINLKQVRHPCLEMQQDVNFIANDINFRKDETQMYIITGPNMGGKSTFIRSVGSAVLLAHVGSFVPCDEAEISITDSILGRIGASDCIMKGLSTFMIEMIETAGIIRTATENSLVIIDELGRGTSTYDGCGIAWSIAEYLAKETKCFTLFATHFHEITELAQTVPTVKNSHLSAMVEDSNFILLYQVKPGPMDNSFGIQVAKLADFPPDVIRLAQKCYDEIEDHFSELKTNTDPEAVSLFASSIEKLSNVGSEDVEKVIQEIRESVKKSNNSYFKSICPEVFE from the exons CTGGGGATGATGGTGACATTGAACTTCCCTACACGGTTCTCagtaagaataattttgagaatttcgtCAGGGAATTGCTGCTCATCAAGAATTATCGTGTTGAAGTTTACGTGAATAAG GGTGGTTCCAAGAATGACTGGAAAGTTGATTTGAAAGGATCTCCGGGGAATGTAATTCAATTTGAGGACATCCTTTTTGGGAATAATGAGCAAATAAATAGCTCAGCCATCATGGCGTTGCAGTTGAAGAGGGAAAATCAGCAGAATACAGTTGGATTGAGTAGCATTGAAACGACTGATCGGACATTTTCTCTCATTGAGATTGTTGATGATGATTTCTTCACTGAATTGGAGGCAATTGTGGTTCTCTTGGGGCCCAAAGAGTGCCTCCTTCCGGCCAAGGAGGGTGAATATGAGAAGATTAATGCTCTAATGGAGAGGAATGGTGTCCTCGTGACGGTGCGCAAAAGGCAGGAGTTTGCAACGAATGCGAGTGATTTTGAGGCAGATCTCAGTCGATTGTTGTTCTTTGAGAAAGGACAGCAGGAGAATCTCAGCACTGTGGTGGGTTCGTGTAAGAACTTAGCCCTTCAGACACTCTACGTGGCCATAAAGTATTTGGATTTGCTGGGGGATTCCTCAAACTTTGGGCATTTCCAGCTGAAAGTTATGAATCTCAAGAGATTCGTACATTTGGATGCAGCTGCTGTGTCTGCTCTGAATATCCTCCCAAAGCCTGGAACTGCTCCCACTTCCCTGGCGTACAGATGCCAGAGTATCCTCGGTGTACTTGATTATTGTCGTACAGCTCAGGGGAGGAGGTTGCTCGTACAGTGGCTGAAGCAACCACTAAAGGACATTGAAGCCATCAAGGATCGTCATGATATTGTGGAATGCCTCGTGGAATCGATCAATACACGAAAAGAAATCCACGATGATTACCTAAAGAGGATTCCGGACATTATGATGCTGACAAAGAAGCTAATGCGAAGGAATGCTTCACTTCAGGATGTCTACAAACTCTACAGGGTGGTTGTGAGAATCCCTAATTTGCTGGGGCTTCTTGCAGAGATGGACAACAGCACTGTTGACAATGTCCTGGCGAAACCAATAAAGGATACATTtggggatttatttaaatttaaagaaatggtggaaaaaatccTCGATCTCGAGGGTATTGACAAGGGGGAATTCTTCATAAAGTCTTCCTTTGATGAGGAATTGCAAACgatgaaggagaaaatggATGAAATTGAGGAGAAATTCCGCAAAGAACTTCGAAAAGCTGCAAATGATCTCAATCTCGACGAGGGATCAGCTATAAAATTGGACGTAGTGTCTCACATCGGGTACCACCTGCGTGTCTCCCTCAAGGAGGATTCTCTGCTGCGGAAGAATCCCAAATATCGCACAATTGACGCAATAAAAGGTGGGGTACGCTTCACAACGGATAAACTAACAGATCTCAATGCTGAATTCACGGAAATTCGGGAGAATTACGAAGAGCAGCAAAAATCAATCGTTGATGAAGTTGTGCGTGTTGTTCTTGGCTACTTGCCACCACTTACAACCCTCAGTCATCTCATTGCACAGCTGGATTGCTTTGTGAGCTTCGCTGTAGCTGCCACGGCCTCCCCGATTCCCTATGTCAGGCCTAGGATGCGTTCTGCTGATACACGCATCATCAATCTCAAGCAAGTTCGTCATCCCTGCCTTGAGATGCAGCAAGATGTGAACTTTATTGCCAATGACATTAATTTCCGGAAGGATGAAACCCAAATGTACATCATTACAGGACCCAATATGGGTGGGAAGAGTACTTTTATTCGTTCAGTGGGGTCTGCTGTACTCCTGGCGCATGTGGGATCCTTTGTTCCATGCGATGAAGCGGAGATTTCCATCACAGACTCCATTCTGGGGCGCATTGGGGCTAGTGATTGTATTATGAAGGGATTGAGTACCTTCATGATTGAGATGATAGAGACAGCGGGAATTATCCGAACAGCCACGGAGAATTCTTTGGTGATTATCGATGAGCTGGGCAGAGGAACATCCACCTACGATGGATGCGGGATTGCGTGGTCAATTGCAGA GTACCTAGCTAAGGAGACAAAATGCTTCACTCTTTTTGCCACACATTTCCACGAGATTACAGAGCTCGCTCAGACGGTGCCAACGGTGAAGAATTCCCATCTTTCAGCCATGGTGGAGGATTCAAACTTCATTTTGCTGTATCAAGTGAAACCCGGACCGATGGATAATAGTTTTGGTATTCAAGTAGCCAAACTTGCGGACTTCCCTCCGGATGTTATTCGTCTAGCACAGAAATGCTACGATGAGATTGAAGATCATTTCTCCGAGCTGAAAACCAACACTGATCCCGAAGCTGTAAGTCTCTTTGCAAGTTCAattgaaaagctctcaaatgTCGGGAGTGAGGATGTTGAGAAGGTTATTCAGGAGATCAGGGAGAGTgttaaaaaatccaataattcatattttaaatCCATCTGTCCGGAAGTTTTTGAATAG
- the LOC129789729 gene encoding NADH-cytochrome b5 reductase-like: MDDVKECCGSGCNNCVLDRKFTKPFVSSADNFKNIFNGNYEKFSVESIERVATGVYCICFVYKGGQEGEESPWKLVLNIPPGWYLQLRCNANFIERQTNSAFRDFSSYDDPKDFIAQLESQERNDKDTSKDLISRPYTPIKLNEKNLSFNILFKLEKFGKMSQIVTKFNPGDVVEFKGPYGELVYTPNTFRHIYLFSHGVAIAPLFSFASSVVRDESDETFLHIVACYRNINEILLRDEMKDLQQFWNCNASIFLAHETTNIADHVKIGESIVKGKLGVKDIEEIVKFKDKTSYFLICGTEKFSGLICSCLRNLAIDNDRIFVFK; the protein is encoded by the coding sequence ATGGACGATGTGAAAGAATGTTGTGGCTCAGGATGCAACAATTGTGTCCTTGATAGGAAGTTTACAAAGCCTTTCGTGAGTTCTGCggataattttaagaatattttcaatgggAATTATGAGAAATTCTCAGTAGAATCTATTGAACGTGTAGCAACAGGTGTCTATTGCATTTGTTTCGTGTACAAAGGAGGGCAAGAAGGAGAAGAATCTCCCTGGAAATTAGTCCTGAACATCCCTCCAGGATGGTATCTTCAGCTACGATGCAATGCCAATTTTATTGAGAGACAAACAAATTCAGCATTCAGGGACTTTTCTTCCTACGACGATCCAAAGGATTTCATAGCCCAGCTAGAGAGTCAAGAGAGAAATGACAAGGATACGTCCAAGGATCTAATAAGTCGTCCCTATACCCCAATTAAGctcaatgagaaaaatctttcattcaatattCTCTTCAAATTGGAGAAATTCGGCAAAATGTCGCAAATTGTGACAAAATTTAATCCCGGGGATGTTGTAGAATTTAAAGGACCTTACGGGGAATTAGTTTACACCCCAAATACATTCAGGCACATTTACCTATTTAGCCATGGCGTAGCAATTGCCCCGCTTTTCAGCTTTGCATCGTCAGTGGTGAGGGATGAAAGCGATGAAACCTTCCTACACATTGTTGCATGCTACCGAAATATCAATGAAATCCTCCTTAGGGATGAAATGAAGGACTTGCAGCAATTTTGGAATTGCAATGCGTCAATATTCTTGGCACATGAAACAACCAACATTGCGGATCACGTTAAAATCGGCGAAAGCATAGTGAAAGGAAAACTCGGTGTGAAAGACATTGAGGAGATTGTTAAGTTTAAGGATAAAACATCATATTTTCTCATATGCGGTACAGAAAAATTCTCAGGACTAATTTGCAGTTGTTTAAGGAATTTAGCCATAGACAATGACCGTATTTTtgtattcaaataa
- the LOC129789627 gene encoding cytosolic carboxypeptidase 6, which yields MDDSEDSDGEGGLGNVSRVVIRPPGHSGKAKRGHLCFDAAFETGNLGRADLVGEFEYDLFLRPDTCNPRYRFWFNFTVDNVKQDQRVIFNIVNINKKKNLFKDGMTPIVKSSGRPKWQRLPKCDVFHYKSPIHQNNYVLSFAFAFDREDEVYQFALAPPYSYSRLQSYLSVLETKFPENRFQRTTVCHSLQNRKLELLTIDHVEKPDKVDSKNKLRVIFILARIHSGEPPASFVAQGLIEFLIGNHPIAQILRTNFIFKILPMVNPDGVFLGNNRCNLIGQDMNRTWHVATEFSHPTLWAIKKLFREYDQSDCYQLDFVIDLHAHANLLGSFMYGNTYEDVYRYERHLVFPKILSTNAGDWIPENMMFNADDKKTGSVRRFCCEKLSDNVNAYSLEVSMCGFYLKGTQTMTHYTDDGYMRLGRNLARTFLEYYRFINVLPVPLASEVRSKRGRPKTHCARARSRIRREVQARPKTTRTYAPISYKDLSVCYDSDTSYEGSPIRSNYYGYGFGTRSTGNIYLNQDQFSLLHIQASKFNTLDFSNELRPRASTKSPPRNRTAYNKNDDNVTLPPKPYLTIIDFNQLTRGGLEQAAKTKNSSFDLPKCRSSSKGRLPSKL from the exons atGGATG ATAGCGAGGATAGCGATGGAGAAGGAGGTTTGGGGAATGTAAGTCGCGTTGTGATCCGTCCTCCTGGCCACAGTGGGAAAGCCAAGAGGGGTCACTTGTGCTTTGATGCTGCCTTTGAGACTGGCAATCTAGGGCGTGCTGACCTAGTGGGTGAATTTGAGTACGATCTCTTCCTACGGCCTGATACCTGCAACCCACGCTACAGATTCTGGTTCAACTTCACCGTGGACAATGTGAAGCAGGATCAAAGAGTGATCTTCAACATTGTCAACataaacaagaagaagaaCCTCTTCAAGGATGGCATGACACCTATTGTTAAGTCCTCGGGACGCCCAAAGTGGCAACGTTTGCCCAAATGTGATGTTTTCCACTACAAATCCCCAATACATCAGAACAACTACGTCCTTAGCTTTGCTTTTGCCTTTGATCGTGAGGATGAAGTTTACCAATTTGCTTTAGCACCACCCTACAGTTACTCTCGCTTGCAGTCATACCTCTCAGTGCTTGAGACGAAATTCCCAGAGAATAGATTTCAGCGCACAACGGTTTGCCATAGTTTGCAAAACCGGAAGCTTGAACTCCTGACAATTGATCACGTTGAGAAACCAGATAAGGTGGACAGCAAAAATAAGCTTCGAGTTATTTTTATCCTTGCTAGGATTCACTCAGGTGAACCACCGGCATCCTTTGTTGCCCAAGGCCTTATAGAGTTCCTCATTGGTAATCACCCGATTGCCCAAATTCTCCGCACTAACTTTATCTTCAAGATCCTCCCTATGGTTAATCCTGATGGGGTTTTCTTGGGTAACAATCGCTGTAATCTCATTGGACAGGATATGAATAGAACATGGCACGTTGCCACCGAATTCTCTCATCCAACACTTTGGGCAATAAAGAAACTCTTTCGGGAGTATGATCAATCAGAC TGCTATCAGTTGGACTTTGTGATTGATTTGCATGCTCATGCAAATCTACTTGGTTCCTTTATGTACGGCAACACGTACGAGGATGTCTATAGGTATGAGAGACATCTAGTCTTCCCTAAGATCTTGTCCACTAATGCTGGAGATTGGATTCCCGAAAATATGATGTTCAATGCAGACGACAAGAAGACTGGAAGCGTTAGGAGATTCTGTTGTGAGAAACTAAGCGATAATGTTAATGCCTACTCCTTGGAAGTATCCATGTGTGGCTTCTACCTCAAGGGGACTCAAACTATGACTCACTATACGGATGATGGAT aCATGAGACTGGGAAGGAATCTAGCAAGGACTTTTCTGGAGTACTACAGGTTCATTAATGTCCTACCAGTGCCGCTTGCATCGGAAGTTAGATCTAAGAGAGGTCGCCCAAAGACTCATTGCGCTAGAGCTCGATCCCGTATTCGACGAGAAGTTCAGGCACGTCCAAAGACAACGAGAACCTACGCTCCGATAAGCTACAAGGATCTCTCAGTTTGCTACGACAGCGACACATCCTACGAAGGATCCCCTATTCGTAGCAACTACTACGGCTATGGGTTCGGTACTAGATCTACGGGGAATATCTACCTCAATCAAGATCAGTTCTCCCTGCTTCACATTCAAGCGTCCAAATTCAATACTCTGGACTTTTCTAACGAACTCCGTCCGAGGGCTTCAACAAAATCCCCTCCTAGGAATCGTACGGCCTACAACAAGAACGACGACAACGTAACGCTACCTCCAAAGCCTTATCTAACTATTATTGACTTTAATCAGCTTACAAGAGGCGGACTCGAGCAAGCAGCTAAAacgaaaaattcctcatttgaCTTACCCAAGTGTAGGTCATCAAGCAAAGGCAGGCTTCCATCTaaattgtag
- the LOC129789736 gene encoding delta(3,5)-Delta(2,4)-dienoyl-CoA isomerase, mitochondrial, with protein sequence MSFLSRGSSLLSPKNLQSLHKAMSTFANLKVNTPSPFVVHVELDNPKRHNAINNEMWKSLGECFASLHTNPDCRVIVLSGGGKNFCAGIDLMSFMSMGKELSEHEDVARRGRLLDNKVRIFQDSISSLERCMKPIIAVIQGACVGAGVDLTTATDVRYCTTDAWFQVKEVEIGMAADVGTLQRLPKVIGSQSLVRELCFTGRKLESGEALQFGLVNRVFSTKEEMLKFAFETAAKIAALSPVAVQNTKKSLIYSFDRPAQEGLDHIREINTLALQSEDFIAAATAAATKGEAAEFSKL encoded by the exons ATGAGTTTCTTGTCTCGTGGAAGTTCTCTCTTATCTCCCA AAAACCTCCAAAGCCTCCACAAAGCAATGTCCACATTTGCCAATTTGAAAGTCAACACCCCGAGTCCCTTTGTCGTTCACGTTGAACTGGACAATCCCAAGAGGCACAATGCTATCAATAATGAAATGTGGAAGTCCCTCGGGGAGTGTTTTGCATCTCTGCACACGAATCCCGATTGCCGGGTGATTGTCCTCTCGGGCGGAGGGAAGAACTTCTGTGCTGGCATTGACCTTATGAGCTTCATGTCAATGGGTAAGGAGTTGAGTGAACATGAGGACGTGGCACGACGGGGACGTCTGTTGGACAACAAAGTCCGCATATTTCAGGATTCCATTTCATCCCTCGAGAGGTGCATGAAGCCCATAATTGCCGTGATTCAGGGAGCTTGCGTGGGAGCTGGAGTGGATCTCACAACTGCCACGGATGTCCGTTACTGCACCACAGACGCATGGTTTCAGGTGAAAGAGGTGGAAATTGGAATGGCAGCCGATGTGGGTACCCTTCAGCGTCTCCCCAAAGTCATTGGATCCCAGAGTCTCGTGCGTGAGCTCTGCTTCACGGGCAGGAAGCTAGAGAGTGGAGAGGCCCTTCAGTTTGGGCTTGTTAATCGCGTCTTCAGCACAAAGGAGGAAATGCTGAAATTCGCCTTTGAGACTGCCGCTAAAATTGCCGCTCTCAGTCCTGTTGCTGTGCAAAATACCAAAAAGAGCCTCATCTATTCCTTCGATCGCCCTGCCCAGGAGGGATTGGATCACATTCGCGAGATCAATACGCTTGCCCTGCAAAGTGAGGACTTTATTGCTGCAGCTACAGCAGCCGCCACAAAGGGAGAAGCAGCAGAATTCTCAAAGCTCtga